CTGAACAGCGTACAGGCCGCCCTGCAGCACCTCCTCAGCTCCGGGTTTCTTGTCGGCGTAGAAAGCCGACATCTCTGCCGCCAAGCTCTGGAAGCCTCCTCGGCCCTCCTCCACCAGGCGGCCGTAGAACACCGATGCCGTCTTGACATGCAGAGGCAAGACCTGCCAACATCAGATGCAACGTTCTACATTTGTGAGCAGCGGTATGGTAGCTTCAACATTATTATGTCAAACGTTTTCGGAGGATTAACATCCCATCTTGCCACAGCCATCTTGTCCTTCACGTCAGGATCCTGGACAGTTGAAGCCTAATTATTTAAATCAAAGATAAGAACAGAGACCTCTTTGAGTCCCGAGGAAGGAAGCAGCGACTCGTCCAGCTTGGTGATGAATCTGTGACGGTTGGGACACACGCTGCGGTCTCTGCAGACGCAAACACAGGAaatcacattttaattttaaccaGAAGGATTCTTTTATTCAatcaaattattatttgaattattcaacCAGAATACACAGATCCTACAAGCTTTATTCAAAGAGCAGATTCTTTCTCACATTATAGCATTTAAGCCATTTTATAGTCAAAGTGtgattgattatatatatataatcaataattttatatatatatatatatatatcacacataAATTTACATTCATGgtcttttattcattcaatattataaaaaaaaaaaaaaggtgtgcgATGTATGGCGTTACTTTAACTTTAAAGTAAAATAGATTAAATTCTTGCTGTAGTAAAACATAGAATTGAGGATGTGACATGACAACatgaataacaaacaaaccctCCAGTTGAAGTCGTAATAAAATAACGTTTCCACTCGTAAGCCTTTAAGCCGGTCTCCTTGTTTTCATACTCTGATgagaaaatatgcaaataaataataaggaAATAAAGCTTCTGTGTTCTGGTCTAGATTACAAAGTGAGGATTAAACGATCAGCTCGCTGCACAGAAATGGAAAGAGAAACCATACAGCGGATCATCTTTTATCTTATCAGACAAGTGGGAAAGCTCATCTGCAGACTCCGAAGCTCTTGAAGTAGCTGCATAGAGGCCTGTCGGCCTTATGGTCCTCCCGGGCCAACTGGACCCCCCGAACGAAGGACAGCAGCTCGGGGGGCAGCGGGGTGACGGTTCGCTGCAGGTAGCCCACAACTCCGACCATGTGAGTGGTGTTCCTCTCAGAGATCAGCAGCACCGACCTGGTGAGCCGAGGCTGGTCCTCGGAGGAACCCTGGAGGAACAAAGACAGGCGTGAACACAAATGTCCTCTGGCCCATTGTCGGGCTGCAGACGAGGACACTTTGATGCGAGACGTCTTCTTTTAGCATCGATCACTTCCACAGGTATCAGCTCTCACGCGCTCCGAGAGGTTTCTGAAGTTCTTGGCCATACAGGACAGCCGGTCGCCGAACAGTTTGGGAGACGCGGGGAAGCCGTAGTGGATGACGCACAACGAGTCTCTGACTCCCAGGGACTTCAGACACTGGGTGGTGGTCACTAGAGGGCAGAGGTCAAATACAGCATGACCAAAGGGTTCACAGGAGAAAATTCAGAGAATAAGTGTTCTTTATTCATATTTCAACAAAATCTAGTTAAAATGGGGCAGAGATTTAAGGTTTTGCCAACGATGTAGCCACAAACTCTTTTTAATACTCATGGTTAAATATTAGTGAAACCCAGAAACAAAAAGGTGACCAATAGAATTGATCCATGAGGCGTAATAAAAGGTTTCACccacattgtgtgtgcgtgtgaatatGTGTAGTTTACCCAGAATGACGTGGGTTCTGGGGCCGATGGCGTTCCCCCACTGCTCGATGACGAAGTCAAAGTTGTGTGTTAACCGCTCGTGGGTCTTGAGGCAGAATACAGACCTGCTGCTCATAGCCTGAAGATTGCAAACATCCTTAGTTGTTATTATTGCTATTTCAAGGCTCTGATATtacaagtaaaaaaagaaagctggtAATTTTATAGACAGTGTATCTGACAGTAGAATGACTCATACTGTAGGTTtactcatttaaaaacaaaggaaTGTACAGCATAACCGCAGTTCTTAAATAAGTATACAACGTCTGTCTGGCTGCCATCATTGTTACCTGAAGTCCATCTAGTGAGAATGTATCTGATCTGAAGTGTTTTGTCTTCAATGACTGTCAGTGAAGACAACTCTGTGCTTTCTACTCAGCAGGAAACGACCTCTTGGCTCATTAAGAGCGAGTGAAATGAGTAGGAAGACTTCAACCTCCTCAGCAGAGTCTGCTACAATCAAAGTCTTCTGGCCGATGACGGGGTTGAAATCCAACGCACCCAACAGCACTGAGATCTTACTGCTCCCCAGAGTCATGAGGACGACCTGCAGGAAGACCGACAGCTCCTTTAAACAGAGCATCTCATCACACAACCAACTTACAGTTGAGCATCAGTCTGCACTACAACTTGGGGCAACATAAAGCTGTGAGTCATTGGCACTGACCTGCTGAACGTTACCATAGAGAACAGCTTCCTCAGGGACAGTCACAACAATGCAAGGGTATGGCATTTAATTGGCTACCAAACCCTCCATGTGACCGGGCCACCTTCTTGCCGCGGCGACGAGCTGCAGAGGACAGGAAGCCTTCTCCTCGCTGGACGCCTCCTTCTGGAAATGCTCCAAAATGGCTGCCATCTTTCCGAAGAACATTcgtcagtttaaaaaaaaaaaaaaaaaaaaaactagtcgCTGTAGCTCAGAAACTGGAGTGAGAACGAGGAGCAGTCGGTTACCTGATCTGGGGCGACAGTGAAGAGCCAGTTGGCCTCGTCCAGCACGAGGTGGTAGAGACGCAGGAATAGGAAGCAGTGGCTGGACAGCAGACGGACCAGACTGAAGGGAGTGGTCACTAAGAGCAGGCCTGTGCAACGAGGATTAGCAATACATTTTGTGTGGGATTTTATCATTTCTAGCGGGGAGCACTAGTGTGCGGAGATGACAGTTCTCCACTTAGTCTTTGGGGATCTTGACGGCCTTGGCCTCGTCTTTGCCGACGCCAAGCAGCAAGATGGCCGGGTGGAGGACCGGGGCCACCTTCATGTCCTCCAGCAGGCCGTAGACCACCTGAGCTTTCTTCCAGCCTTGACACAACAGCACCACTATGGGCTGGAGGTTAGAACCAACAGTTAAAGCCCCCAGCAACGATATGACAGCAGTCAATCAAATCATGCCGCTGCCGGAACAATCTAAAATCAATGCGTTAATGTTCTCACCCCTGTGCCtgaggtgagggaggagaagatggagacagAAGACATACGAGACAGTAAATAATAAACCCCGCTGAGTTCTGCCATCGCCGACGCTCCTTCTGCAGCACATCCAGCAGCTCTGGGGAAGCAACGTTTTGGTCAATTActtgcattatttattttatttttttaatgttagaaGTCTGAGTTGCCTCAGCTGAAATAAACACTACCTTCAACAATGTGAGTGAAGCTCTACTCCCCAGAGACAAGGACGCTTTAGAGGAGCTTAACGCGTTTACCAGTCTAGATAAGGTTCCATGTGCATTTTACCTCCCAAAAGATGCACTTACCATCTTTAACTACAGGAAGTTTCAGGGAGGGGTTTGCCAGGATGACTGTCCCCGATTGGTTAACCATGCACCGCCTTGATGCTTTAACCTGTTTACCTTTCATTCATAAAACAAGGAAATCATTTTGTATCAATTTAGTACCATTGCAGGACAAGAGGAGAGCGTTTCCTTTCTAATTTTGTGGATTCAGTAAAGCAGGTCAAACAACCATAAGAACACTCGGAGCATCGGCTGTATGAAGAGGAAATACATTTTGGTTTGTGAAGTTTAGGATAAGCAGAGAGAAACAAACGTACCGCGTCGTCTGCTGCCTCCGAGTCGGCAATCGGGGGCTTCGGGTTCAACCACTCCAAAAGGCTGAACGGGACGCAGCAAGTTACAAATCAaaaacagtcttcagcatcGAGAAGGGAGTTGGTGTCacgttttttttaccccccgATAAAGAGATTCACACTGCCAGACTCCTTCCTCAGCTCACCATGAACAGGCCCACTCCTCTTCGTTCCTCCGCGTCCTCTCTGCTGACCTCGAGACgctagcacaaaaaaaaaaaacacacaactcagcgagttgttgaagtttgcagcatttgtgctaaatgctaatggcctggattaaaacacttgctgttctcatcatttgcttcggtcatgtctgatggtggctagccggacttctaatatcactcgttttcgtcttctttaggaagcgttgtgattggagaccaacagccaatcgcaattgacctttaattctctgattggttggttttgtggcacaaatgtaacgctgctgcaagtcgagcgagcgcgtgagtgaagaggtggagcgagcgcggCAACCGCttcctgcgcgcagaaaaccagtttgtggagagggcacctcagtaaactgcgcgcacggaatgtttttctttgctaaaatatagttctctgtgctcaaaacttacaattacgcgctcaggattgtggcacaaatataacgccataaaaatctacctcctcaacAACGGTcgcgttagctaatcatttccCACCGgggctttagctagctggccaacgttgCGTTCTCTCCTGCGGTGTTAAATGACTGaactcatcaagctgtagctaacattagccaagtctatgtcaacaaagctcctgggtaacttcacttggataaaccagaaaatattaaaattattgaaaccatcactcaccctgttacCAATTCACTCAGGTTGATGCACGCGCGCAAATCTCCGCCTCGCTCgcgcaaatctccgtctcgcgcgagacgtgaacttcctcgctcgcgaggttagtctctgctcgcgctcgctgtttttctttctgacagtaagggggcggagccagtcaccatggtctctacatcggattggttacaaaccccgtctttggattgtctggagcgatgcattcacacaactatagaagcccatttccgcactaaagaaaggggatggaaagtcgaaattatgagaaaaaacgttgtcaaaaaacaaacgctccCCTttggtaatcgtagtggaccgtagatgacaaccagctaaaccatcatttaccatcattactggcacattaagagcaatgcgtccagctcgtaacaaacctgatttgcgctctcgaattttgacagtgatttgccgcatAAAACAGGAAACTTCCTTTCGGTGCCTGAGCAGAGTGAAACAATCACTGTAGCGGCTTATACACAACAAAAACTATCCAAAAGCCGCAGCAGGCTAAGACATGAGGAGATTATACTTAAGACGCGTCGCACTGAAGTATTTCATCTGATGTTTATTACTCCCTTTCACCAGCAGAAAGAATACACACCAATCACTTACATTGATAGATGCCTTTCATCAGTCAAGAGGATCAACAGCGCATAAAACTTCGTAGTGACGTTAGTGACAATAATTACTCCAGTAACGGTCAAAAGAACGTTTGTTACCCATGCTCACCCTGCAGACATGCTCCAAACAACCCGCCGAGCCCCACAGGTGAACAGACACACgcttatatatacacacaccacACCCCCTTACGGTGTCGTAGATACAAATGACGTCACACCATACGCGCACATACCAACAATgtagaaggaaagaagaaataatacaaaagaataATCAAACCCAATGTATGGCTCCTACATTCACTGTGGTTCAGGCACtggtattgttttaaaaaaggtaaaaaaggttttttccGGTAtcggaaaagaaacaaaaaacaataccCATCCATAATCACTACATTAAGAGGCACATTAAATTGAATTGCAGGTTTTATCAAATGTTATGgttaaatatgcaaattagGATGTAATAGTAACTTTGGCTGATGACGTGTCATTGACTGTTCAAATTGACGACTGTATAAACAAACAATAGTGTCTCctcacaacaaaaaataaatacattaaattgACAAATCTTATCTAATGGACTGCGCTCACCTCTCCGCAGCGGCCGAGCGGTTCTGTTCctgcgtgacctttgacccggtgCCTCCTTCAGAGGTCTGTGGCTCATGTTGTGGTTTCTGATGCAGGCGAGAggtcagggtgtgtgtgggtattTACCGGAGAATGGACTGTGAGCAGAGCTGCTAACCTGAGGCGTGGAGGGAGCCGCAGGATGTTCCACAGAATCAAAGCCCGGAGAAAGAGCTGAAAACAAGCGGCAGGGCAGACGTCAGTGGATGCAGTCGTTTAACGGACCACAGCTACGGACTCTAGGAGGAACCAAAATCCAACTGTTGTTGCCGTCTCCAGGGCCAAGAATGAGTAATCGGCTCTAAATCCTGACAGTAATGACGATCCAGTATTACAAATGCACTTGTCTGTAACGGGTCAGTGTGACTCCTCATGTTTAATCTGACTGTGATGACACAGACGACAAACAAAAGTTACAAATCAGAAAGCACAACCACACAAACGTAAAATCTTTCACTCAGTCTCTTATTGCACTTATACCTTcaaattaatttatttcaaaTCCCAACATGTTTTGAATAAATAGACCTGGAGTGTAATTAAATGTCTTATAGTAATAAAAGTGTGGCTTCTGCGTAGTTCACTAGTCAAATAATCAACTGTGTTGGTCTCAATCTATAATATATAGCAGCAGCATTCAGTGTCCACCCGACCGCTCCGCTCACTCAAAAGCATGTTATGGTGTTTGTCATAACGGTGTCCGAAGTTCACGATTGACAGACACGGGGAAAACAACGTCGACAGCGATGCAGCGATGCAGCGAAAAGTTTAAGACAAAGCGGCAGAGCGCTCAGAAAATAAAGATGCCGTTGGTGACGCATCTTCTGTAGACGCCGCATGCACTCTGTCCCCGTGAGGAAAATTGGAAAAAAGACACCGGTGCTCAGAAACAGTCAGCAAACAGAGAATTTCTTTGGTTGAGGACAACCCTACAAATAGGCTTGTGTGTGGACTACTTTGGTTAAATGGCGGTGGTGCTGTGGAGGACTGATCCGGGCTTACTGGTCTGAGGGGACAATAAGCTGCTCTCCTTGGTCCACCAGGAGGCAGCGAGCCTGAGAGGACACGGAGTCCATCACGATCGACTCCACCACGGCCCGACACCAGGACTTCATCCACGACCAGtacaccacacacacctgagaggaatcccagccacacacacacacaaatgaaaacaatgtgCCCCAGGGTCAGACTCCGCACCCGAGTCGGGCGTGTAAGAACTGAGGGAGACGGCGGACCACAGGTGCTGCGTTACCTGTCCCTCCTCCAACGAGGTGGGCTTCAGATGGCGCAGGTCCTGAGTCACGTCCTTGTAGAAGAGGTTCATCTGGGCCTGCAGTCGGTCGTACTGGTCTGTGCCACTGCCGGGATCCTGCACAAACCGACCCCAGATGCAGGACGGGCTCTCGACCTGCACAGGCATAGAGGTTACAAAGCAGGCACCAGAACTGGGTCCAACTTTACAGGTTAACACTCCGTTCACGTAATCTCCAGTCCTACAATCCTTGTTTGGTTCCCACTCAACCGGTCACAGGaaacaatgaaacatttaacaCCAGCAGAGGCATTTGGGGCATCCTGATAGTTATGGCAAAGCAGTGACAATACGGTTACTAAACAAAAACTCAACATTTAACATCAGGCATCAGTCAACTACCACACCGGTCTTTGAGTCAAAGAGCAACAACAAAACTAAAAGCCTTGTGGTGCAACGGGCAAGGACAAGAAGTTTGAAATGGGCAGGAATTAAAAACATGCCGAACCCCGCAAATGTGGTTACATTGTTGCTAATTGCATCATGGCGACGATAATGTTACTGAAACCAACTACTAACCATTAAACACTCCGCCTAAGTTACCGTTAACGGGATACCCACCCTCAGAATGGAGATGTTCACCATGGTGTGAGCGGCTTCCTCTGTAAGACAACcgctagttaacgttagctgaccAGCGCAGAGAAACGCAGAGAAAAGCCTAGAAGCGGAAATAACGTTTAAAGTTAACTTTAACTTAGTTGGCTAATCGCTGAACAACTCAAACAAATGTCTAGAAGCCGATCTCGAATTTTAAAAGTTAGCTGAATAACCCAACAAAGCGGAAATACATAAAAATTGTAAAATGAACGCTAACTAGTGGTCCTCGTTTAGCACCTGTGACTCAAGGCtggcgcgtgcttctgcgtctttgcgcaccgtcgtgtcgacgcactcgtttcaattcatggttctaaaagtcttgcgtgtgttgcagagcaattcaccgccagaacaacaggtggagtaacgtgttttgttgaagacgacctggagagtcacgtctttgtgtgtggaagtcgttggtttgtttatttatttatcatagactttattgcctcgtgcatcgccactgctgcttttcatcaaggacacatttgtcccgtattttcctccacaactttgttcccctcgaccggcaaaccgcgCGTCCTTATTGTCCGCCAATGACTGCTTGTATAAGccgtcatatttacgcatttattCCGACAAAAgcgcttcaatctgattcattctctcgtaaacattcttcgttttaatactGGCGGTATTGTggtatgaaaccggaaatgtgagaatCCGTAAAGGAGTGATGGTGCGATGAGGCATCGAACCACTTCAGCCAATTGGTTCGATGAAGGGTTAATTTCTGGAAGCTTCATGTGCACACGAAACCACCTACTGGCCAAGTGTATAATCACAGGCAGCTGTATCTGAACCACGTAATGGATGCATTGAATTTTTGTGTCTGTTACGGCTGTTGGGAATGACTGaattacaaaaatgtatgaCCAAATCATTTCTGTACATAAATTATCACATATGTgcataataaaatgtttaatgtattctgtgtgtgtacattttccCAAAATGGTGGTATCATATGATATGGCAGGTTATGTAATGATATTCTGTCACTTTAGGAAAATGGCATGAGCTTAAGCAGGCAGAGGACAGTGCATGTGGAACTAGGAAGAGGGGACTGAATATGCTTGTGGAACTTGGACATTGATGTACAGGACAGgggacattttatttatttttattcagaaGTAACAGAAACACACGAGCAAGTCTATATCAATTTTGATACAGTCTTCCGTGCCTCCATGACGCTGGTGTAGGCGATGCCACAGTTTGCTACCTACATCCTTTacagtctcacatttccgttttcatagcacagtccgtcattattaaaacgaagattttttacgagagaacagatcagattgaagagcttttgtcggaagaaaagcgtaaatatgaccatctacaagccgtcattgtcGGACTATAAGGaagcgcggatggcctctgattcacggagggagatcgctgcaaaccaacgacttccacacacaaagacgtgactctccaggtcgtcttcaacaaaacacgttactccacctgttgttctggaggtgaattgctctgcaacacacgcaagacttttagaaccatgaattgaaacgagtgcgtcgacacgacggtgcgtaaagacgcagaagcacgcgccaGCCTTAAATGAACTTTACTCTACGTTCCATCACTTTTCAACTGTATTTGAGCACTAGGTAACTAGTTCGAGGAGGGTGTGTTTCCGATGTCCGCCTGCAGGGGGCAACCTAGAAACGTGTGCTCCTCAACTACACTAACGCTCTGCAGACAAAGAAGAGATTTGGCCGTTTGGGAGTCAATACAGGCAACAGAACGAGGCATTTGTGACGTGAGCGCCATgggtttgtgtgcttttatatCTAATCGTAGCGTCACTATTTGACCTTTTATATTTAACCCCATGGAGACCAAAGCGGTGCTGAATGCGGTTCCTCCGTACGGACACGTTTTTGCCACCGAGAAATGGAGAAACTCGCCCCTCGTTCAGAGCTTAAAGGgtaattatttttgttatttatgaaTCACAAAAGTTCCAAATACCAACGCCCAACAACAACCAGGTTGgcaaaagtgttttatttttttccatttagaCAAACTTGTGAGGGcgtcacggtggcgtggtggttagcactgtcgcctcatagcaagaaggtcctgggttcgattccgcccagtggcctttctgtgtggagtctgcatgttttcCCCGTGTCTGCTCTgcttctctccgggttctccggcttcctcccacagtccaaagacatgcccccccccccgcgaccctgtgtgcaggataagcggtttgacgatggatggatggatagacaaACTTATGCTATTCAGAAACGACGATCGAAATGTAAGATAATTTTGATGAAATCCAGACAAATCCAGTAGTTATATGATATAAAACTGTAACCGTATACCTGGGATTCTTCTAATACCGCCACTCTTCAAATCGGCTCACGTGCCATTGATAAAAAATGgcgttttatatattttaaataattagaCTAAATAGCGTTGCACACGTTTTGGATTGGGTATCGGCATGAAAGGCAAACGCTCACTAAAATGCGTAAACCTAATAAGTCGATTATAGTTTGATTAATCAACAGTAAAAGTCCTCATTATTTGCCACCCTGCACCGTTTCATTTCGTCTGCGAACAGCAGACCCTCTCTAAGGAGCCTTTTCACCATGAACATAAGTTTGATGCAGCACACCCCTTGTTTCTGCTTCGCATTATTTAAAATGGGCTTTAACTGGTACGTGATGCTGTCAAAGAGGTTTATCATTGTCTCGTCAAATACAGCATGTCCCTGCAGAAAGGACAACAGTGTTTTCTCATCCGTTTCCAGTCTCCATTGTCACTGACAGGCTTTGGCTTCTGCTGCAGGCGGCGGCGTGAGGATCCTCTTCGAGGACGAGCTCGGCTTGGCAGATTTCCACCTGCCCAACAAGAGCTGCGTGCTGTACGTGTCCGAGTGCGACGTGGTGGCTGGAAACAGCTACAAGAGGAAATTGGTCCGCTACAGAAATGTAAGTTTGGGGAACGAGACGTAGTGGTTTGTTTCTACCGATGTGAACTTGCTGTACCCTCCCCCACTTCTTCTTTAAAGACCAGCAGCCACGGCTTCCAGGAGCTGGTTCTGGTGGAGAAAACCCGACTGAGTGAGCAGTACTTCGGCGCCATGCAGAAGTTGGTGGTGTTTGACCTCGGCCTGACCCTGTTGCCAGTCGGCGGGCAGGCCGAGGCCTCGCAGCTCATCGCGCAGATCGTGAGTACTCTGGACGGATGGCGGTTTCATTTGTTCGACTTTCTCCGTGTGCGTCTTACTTACTGACTCGAGACGCAACGCGTTATCTGACAGCCaagatttgattggctgagcAGCGTCCCATGGGATCATTTTAAACTATTACATTATTTCTGTGGGTTTCCAGCCATGTGACTTTTAGAAAAGCTCTGCTGTTCAAATAGAAACCCTTCCCTAAGACGTAATAATGTTTAATAATTGATCAGGTGTAGTCGTGGGTTTGAGCAGGAATGCGTCTGGACTCTGACAGCAGTCCTCCTATCAGCGACCTGTTGTTTACATTTCTAGGGTCTAACGCTGACTGTCCCACCATCTCAGGTCCATGGGGTCGGCAGAGAGAACCCCTTCAGGAGGAGGACCTCGTCCCGGCTGTTGGACCCGCTGGTCCTGGCTCTGGTGCAGCATGTCCCCGGGGTCGGCCGGGTCAAAGCTCTGGCCCTCCTGGAGCGGTTCTCCAGCATCCAGCAGCTCTGCAACGCCGCCCCCGCCCAGCTAGAGCCCATCGTGGGTCAGGCTGCGGCTCAGCAGATCCACGGCTTCTTCCACAAAGACACTGCTGCTGGAACCTGATGGTTCAACTCCGGGTCCTTATTCCACCGGGGGCGTTTGGGGGAAATGACGTGGATGCACCTCGGCACTCAAACAAGTCCAAGTTTGGTTTGTTTCTGCAGGTGTTTGAACTACAAGAAGCTAAATGTGTCTGTTGACTGCAGGAAGCCCATGAGCCCGATTACAACACAGACGTGGTCTCAGAGATGACAGAGCCACGTAGTCTGGATATAAGAAGTGGAGTTTTGACGTTTTAAGTCTAAAGTTTGGTATTTTAGTCAAAAGTCGGCATCTTTAATTCTGTTTTTACTTAACAAATAGGTAACAGTGATCACAGGAGGAGGCGCGTAAATAATTCACTGTTCATTTATTCAGACCACAGAGGTTGTTTTGTTGCcatataaacatgtttatttctgcTGTAACGTTGTTCATTTTAACATGGAGGTCAATGGGAATTGAGCAGATCAGATTTAGGAATAATACAACATGTTTAAGCCTGGGCTTTAAAGAGTTAATAGCAAATTTGTGTTAGCTGCAACATTAACATAAAGATGATAAAACAATTAGCTGAGATCAAGTCCTATCAATGCAAACACTGAACATCAAGATATTAaagtcctctctgctgctgctgttgtgttgtAACAAATAGCAAATGTGACGCATCAgctaaaaacagagaaaaaaatgttaatcaTCATAATCATAAAAACACCAATGTAAACACTGAGCAATACATATTCACTTATTTCAAGAAATGATTGAGAATCTTTCTGTAGGAAATTAAAAGGTTCCTCTCTGTGATTCACAGGACAGATGATCAACAAACAGGAAATTAACTCAAGGCCCGTTTCCCTTTATGACATAATCATTGATTAACAATTATAAAGCATCCAGCTCACGAAAAGATCATCAGTTGTCTGACAGCTTCCATCTCTGTTTATAAACAGCAACGTTCAATTTATCTCCTGGACTTTATCAGGTTTTGTCTTTTCACTCCATTTCTGTGGAGCTTTAAAAGGTTTGAAGGACGTGATTGTCCCGTCAAAGTTGACATGTgatagaaaagagaaaagggtttTTCAGCTGTGACGTcaaaaaattattaaaatgttaagttaaaaccttttgttctactcagtgtgattgacagcagatatgatcagaggagcagagttTGTACCCTTATCATTAAGACATGGACCAAAGTATGGGTAGAGTTTCTCAGTGAAGCAGCAGTCAGTAAAGGAGTAGatcagagctgcagcaccaACGTCATAAAAGGAGACCAAACCCTCCTCATATtccacaaacacccccaccttCTCAGGCCGGGActccagagagagacggactgaTGGGTCAGCACAAGCAGAGTAATTATTCTCATTCCTCAACCGTATCGCCCAGTAATCATCCTGAGGAGACGCTGAGATGTTTCCCTTCCTGTTGATGGACTCTCTCACCACTCCTAAATCCCAGTCAGTCTTCCCTTTAACCTGAACCTCGTAGTAAAATCTACCTGAAGAGAAACTCTGCTTTCCTAAAACAAGAACACACTGATTAAATCTCTCTGGATTGTCTGGGAGATTCTTCTTTTCATCTCCATCTTTAACTTGTTTTCCATCATCAGACAGGATGAGTTTAGGATGTGCTGTATCAGGATCAAGTGTCACATCCACTGCAGACTGCTGGACTCTCTTCAGCTCGacctccagcagcttcttcatctgtttactgagcttcttctccagctggT
The DNA window shown above is from Gasterosteus aculeatus chromosome X, fGasAcu3.hap1.1, whole genome shotgun sequence and carries:
- the tdrd12 gene encoding LOW QUALITY PROTEIN: putative ATP-dependent RNA helicase TDRD12 (The sequence of the model RefSeq protein was modified relative to this genomic sequence to represent the inferred CDS: substituted 1 base at 1 genomic stop codon); amino-acid sequence: MVNISILRVESPSCIWGRFVQDPGSGTDQYDRLQAQMNLFYKDVTQDLRHLKPTSLEEGQVCVVYWSWMKSWCRAVVESIVMDSVSSQARCLLVDQGEQLIVPSDQAAGCAAEGASAMAELSGVYYLLSRMSSVSIFSSLTSGTGPIVVLLCQGWKKAQVVYGLLEDMKVAPVLHPAILLLGVGKDEAKAVKIPKDXVENCLLLVTTPFSLVRLLSSHCFLFLRLYHLVLDEANWLFTVAPDQMAAILEHFQKEASSEEKASCPLQLVAAARRWPGHMEGLVANSVLYGNVQQVVLMTLGSSKISVLLGALDFNPVIGQKTLIVADSAEEAMSSRSVFCLKTHERLTHNFDFVIEQWGNAIGPRTHVILVTTTQCLKSLGVRDSLCVIHYGFPASPKLFGDRLSCMAKNFRNLSERGSSEDQPRLTRSVLLISERNTTHMVGVVGYLQRTVTPLPPELLSFVRGVQLAREDHKADRPLCSYFKSFGVCTRTQKLYFLIIYLHIFSSEYENKETGLKAYEWKRYFITTSTGGDRSVCPNRHRFITKLDESLLPSSGLKEVLPLHVKTASVFYGRLVEEGRGGFQSLAAEMSAFYADKKPGAEEVLQGGLYAVQEDEVFHRVEVLSPPPTPRADQLFFSVFVRFIDVGNKEEVKSHQVLQLPERFCSLPGQAVEMVVCRVNPSDGEIDWHPEVTRAISQKIQGLQHRARAVFSLGNTVFVDAMVLLTQVPGMKTVINEYSVQAEILNTGMGVTNQEHLNLLRALRRDAEEAGHASESDDAPPSLAVGIEAEVEVLAGAFRAAEVDPLAELSPLELIPVCGQTPPPDGRAAVGQKSLHTADLKSAEQTTRIQNVREPPAAHLSKGEHQSDCTNEEDWSPCDSFSFHPLAHWYQTSRFAIVTVKLRNPENHRCDFYPDRVVYSARADGRTYRADLQLHGDGIADRCCCWEMKSNEPVLRLVKQQPGHWERLLRSKNIFVSYDTDHIEEDEDGTPNGPCFVEDLGKDNWYVNLESGSESD
- the faap24 gene encoding Fanconi anemia core complex-associated protein 24 isoform X2 → METKAVLNAVPPYGHVFATEKWRNSPLVQSLKGGGVRILFEDELGLADFHLPNKSCVLYVSECDVVAGNSYKRKLVRYRNTSSHGFQELVLVEKTRLSEQYFGAMQKLVVFDLGLTLLPVGGQAEASQLIAQIVHGVGRENPFRRRTSSRLLDPLVLALVQHVPGVGRVKALALLERFSSIQQLCNAAPAQLEPIVGQAAAQQIHGFFHKDTAAGT
- the faap24 gene encoding Fanconi anemia core complex-associated protein 24 isoform X1, with product MEKLAPRSELKGQTCEGVTVAWWLALSPHSKKVLGSIPPSGLSVWSLHVFPVSALLLSGFSGFLPQSKDMPPPPRPCVQDKRFDDGWMDRQTYAIQKRRSKCGGVRILFEDELGLADFHLPNKSCVLYVSECDVVAGNSYKRKLVRYRNTSSHGFQELVLVEKTRLSEQYFGAMQKLVVFDLGLTLLPVGGQAEASQLIAQIVHGVGRENPFRRRTSSRLLDPLVLALVQHVPGVGRVKALALLERFSSIQQLCNAAPAQLEPIVGQAAAQQIHGFFHKDTAAGT